A DNA window from Micromonospora inyonensis contains the following coding sequences:
- a CDS encoding LacI family DNA-binding transcriptional regulator, producing MTGSRRRVTQQDIARMTGVSQATVSLVLNGRDDGSVRIAPETRERVLHAIRTTGYVADPVARRLAARHNRIIGVFTYEPVFPTGTGDFYHSFLVGIEESAERLGCDLLLLTSAPVTDGRRRIFHDDNRLRLADGCVLLGRSLDRDELGRLVAEGHPFVSVGRRDDAGGPVPYVGVDYSTATATVVRRALDAGHTALAYFGQGAGPESHADRLAGYRAALDAAGLPARHEPTTDRSPADLLDTLLSAGVTAAVVEEYADGVAIAALARERGLAVPGDLSILALGDPTRPATSDIEVTGFRIPRREMGWQAVEVLTALLAGVPGTVTQRLLPCQPVDGATLAPPGPRP from the coding sequence GTGACCGGATCACGCAGGCGGGTGACCCAGCAGGACATCGCCCGGATGACCGGCGTCAGCCAGGCCACCGTCTCGCTGGTGCTCAACGGTCGTGACGACGGCAGCGTCCGGATCGCCCCCGAGACCCGGGAGCGCGTGCTGCACGCGATCCGTACCACCGGGTACGTCGCCGACCCGGTGGCCCGGCGGCTCGCCGCCCGGCACAACCGGATCATCGGCGTCTTCACCTACGAGCCGGTCTTCCCCACCGGCACCGGCGACTTCTACCACTCGTTCCTGGTCGGCATCGAGGAGTCGGCCGAGCGGCTCGGCTGCGACCTGCTGCTGCTCACCAGCGCCCCGGTCACCGACGGCCGGCGGCGGATCTTCCACGACGACAACCGGCTGCGCCTGGCCGACGGCTGCGTGCTGCTCGGCCGCTCGCTCGACCGGGACGAGCTGGGCCGGCTGGTCGCCGAGGGGCACCCCTTCGTGTCGGTCGGCCGGCGGGACGACGCGGGCGGGCCGGTGCCCTACGTCGGCGTCGACTACTCGACCGCCACCGCCACCGTGGTCCGGCGTGCGCTCGACGCCGGGCACACCGCGCTGGCGTACTTCGGCCAGGGAGCCGGCCCGGAGTCGCACGCCGACCGGCTGGCCGGCTACCGGGCCGCGCTCGACGCCGCCGGGCTGCCGGCCCGGCACGAGCCCACCACCGACCGCAGCCCCGCCGACCTGCTCGACACACTGCTCTCCGCCGGGGTCACGGCGGCCGTGGTCGAGGAGTACGCCGACGGCGTCGCCATCGCCGCTCTCGCCCGGGAACGTGGCCTGGCCGTGCCGGGTGACCTGTCGATCCTGGCGCTGGGCGACCCGACCCGGCCGGCGACCAGCGACATCGAGGTCACCGGCTTCCGCATCCCCCGCCGGGAGATGGGCTGGCAGGCGGTCGAGGTGCTGACCGCGCTGCTCGCCGGGGTGCCCGGCACGGTCACCCAACGGCTGCTGCCGTGCCAGCCGGTCGACGGCGCCACCCTCGCCCCACCCGGCCCCCGCCCCTGA